The following are encoded together in the Streptomyces tsukubensis genome:
- a CDS encoding nuclear transport factor 2 family protein produces the protein MTQRVELAIVMDRLAIDALITEYAVAVDDGDWGAYRMLFAEGGRADLRSAGGTEGDAEEVAHRLAAELTPHPVRQHLLVNRRLRFGRMDGDTSDTAEVQADYLRTLRPSEGTEPRLAEPRHTEPWSSEGSPDDAPGAESGGMESGGRCVFTVVRETEGWRFAQVVVSEKWRRVVRDGG, from the coding sequence GACACAGCGCGTGGAACTCGCCATCGTGATGGACCGGTTGGCCATCGACGCTCTCATCACCGAGTACGCGGTGGCTGTCGACGACGGCGACTGGGGGGCCTACCGGATGCTGTTCGCAGAAGGCGGGCGCGCCGACCTCCGTTCCGCGGGCGGGACGGAGGGGGACGCGGAGGAGGTGGCGCACCGGCTCGCGGCGGAACTCACTCCTCACCCCGTACGGCAGCATCTCCTCGTCAACCGGCGTTTACGGTTCGGGCGGATGGACGGGGACACGAGTGACACCGCCGAGGTGCAGGCCGATTATCTACGCACGCTGCGGCCGTCCGAGGGGACGGAGCCACGGCTTGCGGAGCCACGTCACACAGAGCCATGGTCTTCCGAGGGATCGCCCGACGACGCGCCAGGGGCTGAGTCCGGAGGGATGGAGTCCGGAGGGCGCTGCGTCTTCACCGTGGTCCGCGAGACGGAGGGCTGGCGGTTCGCCCAGGTGGTCGTCAGCGAGAAGTGGCGCCGGGTGGTCAGGGACGGCGGCTGA
- the lnt gene encoding apolipoprotein N-acyltransferase, whose amino-acid sequence MGRLASPWRRGILAVAAGALPALAFPAPGLWWFAYIALVPWLLLARSAPTGRGAALDGWLGGLGLMLAMHHWLLPSLHVFTVVLAALLGLLWAPWGWLARHMLGGEASPGRAAAALFVLPSAWLAAELVRSWQGLGGPWGMLGSSQWQVSPALRLASVGGVWLVSLLVVAANTAFTGLVSVPRARRPAVCGLLVGTFATLAVWAWAPRPERDGVARVAVVQPGVVPVSGGAKLRFEREAALTRSLAGRDVDLVVWGESSVGYDFAKRPGIAARLGELSRRTGADLLVNVDARRAASASGGAGIYKSSVLVGPDGPTGDHYDKMRLVPFGEYVPARSLLGWATSVGKAAGEDRRRGVAQVVMTVPPHGTPADTLGGAANPLDGGVADAPGGTGPDRSGAGLRVGPLICFESAFPDMSRRLVEKGAALLVAQSSTSSFQGSWAPPQHASLAALRAAETGRPMVHATLTGVSAVYGPEGERVGAPLGTESDAVIVRDVPLATGVTPYVRLGDWPVAAALGVLGLLCLWEATRGLRGRQPLRRAPAVRYAGRSASPSSSSAARTTRSHSS is encoded by the coding sequence ATGGGCCGTCTCGCGTCGCCGTGGCGGCGGGGCATCCTCGCCGTGGCGGCGGGAGCGCTGCCCGCGCTCGCGTTCCCCGCCCCAGGACTGTGGTGGTTCGCGTACATCGCCCTTGTCCCGTGGCTGCTGCTCGCCCGTTCCGCCCCCACGGGCCGCGGAGCCGCGCTCGACGGCTGGCTCGGCGGGCTGGGCCTCATGCTGGCCATGCACCACTGGCTGCTGCCGAGTCTGCATGTGTTCACCGTCGTGCTCGCCGCGCTGCTCGGGTTGTTGTGGGCACCGTGGGGGTGGCTCGCACGGCACATGCTGGGCGGGGAGGCGTCGCCGGGCAGAGCCGCCGCGGCCCTCTTCGTACTGCCCTCGGCCTGGCTGGCCGCGGAACTGGTCAGGTCGTGGCAGGGGCTCGGCGGACCGTGGGGGATGCTCGGTTCGAGCCAGTGGCAGGTGTCGCCCGCGCTGCGCCTTGCCTCGGTCGGTGGGGTGTGGCTGGTGAGCCTGCTGGTGGTGGCCGCCAATACGGCCTTCACCGGGCTGGTGTCGGTGCCGAGGGCCAGGCGCCCGGCCGTCTGCGGGCTGCTCGTCGGCACGTTCGCGACTCTCGCGGTGTGGGCGTGGGCCCCGCGCCCGGAGAGGGACGGCGTCGCGCGCGTCGCGGTCGTACAGCCCGGTGTGGTGCCGGTCTCCGGTGGCGCCAAGCTGCGGTTCGAGCGGGAGGCCGCCTTGACGCGGAGCCTCGCGGGGCGGGACGTCGACCTGGTGGTGTGGGGCGAGAGCAGCGTCGGATACGACTTCGCCAAAAGGCCCGGCATCGCGGCGAGGCTCGGCGAGCTGTCCCGTCGGACCGGCGCCGACCTCCTGGTCAACGTCGACGCCAGACGGGCCGCCTCCGCGAGCGGCGGGGCCGGGATCTACAAGAGTTCCGTCCTGGTGGGCCCCGACGGCCCGACCGGTGACCACTACGACAAGATGCGGCTGGTGCCCTTCGGCGAGTACGTACCGGCCAGATCGCTGCTCGGCTGGGCGACCTCCGTCGGCAAGGCGGCGGGTGAGGACCGCCGACGTGGCGTGGCGCAGGTCGTGATGACCGTCCCGCCGCACGGGACCCCGGCGGACACCCTCGGCGGGGCTGCGAACCCCCTCGACGGCGGGGTCGCCGACGCCCCTGGCGGGACGGGGCCTGACCGGTCGGGCGCGGGGCTGCGCGTGGGACCGCTGATCTGTTTCGAGTCGGCGTTCCCCGACATGAGCAGGCGGCTCGTGGAGAAGGGGGCGGCCCTGCTCGTCGCCCAGTCCTCGACCTCGTCGTTCCAGGGAAGTTGGGCGCCGCCCCAGCACGCCTCACTGGCCGCGCTACGGGCCGCGGAGACGGGCCGCCCGATGGTGCACGCGACACTGACCGGTGTCTCGGCGGTGTACGGCCCTGAAGGGGAGCGGGTCGGCGCCCCGCTCGGCACGGAGAGCGACGCCGTGATCGTCAGGGACGTGCCACTCGCCACGGGGGTCACGCCCTACGTACGACTCGGCGACTGGCCGGTCGCCGCGGCGCTGGGCGTACTCGGGCTGCTGTGCCTCTGGGAGGCGACACGCGGGCTCAGAGGCCGGCAGCCGCTGAGACGTGCCCCCGCGGTGCGCTACGCGGGCCGGTCCGCTTCCCCGAGTTCCTCAAGTGCCGCGAGGACGACCCGCTCACACAGCTCATGA
- a CDS encoding Gfo/Idh/MocA family protein: MKVGCIGLGDIAQKAYLPALTTRPEVELHLQTRTPATLEKVAARHHVPEVRCHTELDGLIAQNLDAAFVHAPTAAHPAIVERLLDAGIPTYVDKPLAYELAESRRLVELAERRGTALCVGFNRRYAPSYAQCLEHPRDLILLQKNRVGLAEEPRTFVLDDFIHVVDTLRFLVPGTIDRVDIRTKSAGGLLAHAVLQLSGPGFTAIGVMNRLSGSTEEILEVSGQDTKRQVLNLSDIVDHKGQPSFRRRGDWTPVSHQRGIEQAAFAFLDAVAAGEVLSARDALETHELCERVVLAALEELGEADRPA; encoded by the coding sequence GTGAAGGTCGGCTGTATCGGGCTGGGCGACATCGCCCAGAAGGCGTATCTGCCGGCGCTCACCACCCGCCCGGAGGTCGAACTGCACCTTCAGACGCGCACCCCGGCCACCCTCGAAAAGGTCGCCGCCCGGCACCATGTTCCGGAGGTGCGCTGTCACACGGAACTCGACGGACTCATCGCGCAGAACCTGGACGCCGCGTTCGTCCACGCCCCGACCGCCGCGCATCCCGCCATCGTCGAGCGGCTGCTCGACGCCGGTATTCCCACCTATGTCGACAAGCCGCTGGCCTACGAACTGGCCGAGTCGCGACGCCTCGTGGAGCTGGCGGAACGCCGGGGTACCGCGCTCTGTGTCGGCTTCAACCGGCGGTACGCACCCTCCTACGCGCAATGTCTGGAGCACCCGCGCGACCTGATCCTGCTCCAGAAGAACCGGGTCGGCCTGGCCGAGGAGCCGCGTACGTTCGTCCTCGACGACTTCATCCACGTGGTCGACACGCTCCGTTTCCTGGTGCCGGGCACCATCGACCGCGTCGACATCCGTACCAAGTCGGCCGGCGGTCTCCTGGCCCATGCCGTGCTACAGCTCTCAGGGCCGGGATTCACCGCCATCGGTGTCATGAACCGGCTCAGCGGTTCCACCGAGGAGATCCTTGAGGTGTCGGGGCAGGACACCAAACGGCAGGTACTCAACCTCTCCGACATCGTGGACCACAAGGGGCAGCCCAGCTTCAGGCGGCGTGGGGACTGGACGCCGGTCTCGCATCAGCGCGGTATCGAGCAGGCAGCCTTCGCCTTCCTCGACGCCGTGGCCGCGGGCGAGGTGCTGAGCGCACGGGACGCGCTGGAGACTCATGAGCTGTGTGAGCGGGTCGTCCTCGCGGCACTTGAGGAACTCGGGGAAGCGGACCGGCCCGCGTAG
- a CDS encoding DinB family protein translates to MLEGWLDYHRTTLAMKCAGLSDEQLRSTPLAPSELSLMGLVRHMTEVERNWFQEVALGAERAPLYFSDADRDGDFHTTEADTWGTAEAAWLEEIARSRTSLAGLGLDDLCVRPDRVTGGRFNVRWILNHMIEEYARHNGHADLLREHIDGATGE, encoded by the coding sequence ATGCTGGAGGGGTGGCTCGACTACCACAGGACCACCCTCGCCATGAAGTGCGCGGGCCTCAGTGACGAGCAGTTGCGCTCCACACCTCTCGCGCCGTCGGAACTGTCCCTGATGGGGCTCGTCCGTCACATGACCGAGGTGGAGCGGAACTGGTTCCAGGAGGTCGCCCTCGGCGCCGAGCGCGCCCCGTTGTACTTCAGCGACGCCGACCGGGACGGCGATTTCCACACCACGGAGGCGGACACCTGGGGGACGGCCGAGGCCGCGTGGCTGGAGGAGATCGCGCGGTCCCGCACCTCACTCGCGGGTCTGGGACTCGATGATCTCTGCGTCCGTCCCGACAGGGTCACCGGCGGCCGGTTCAATGTGCGCTGGATCCTCAATCACATGATCGAGGAGTACGCACGCCACAACGGTCACGCGGACCTGTTGCGCGAACACATCGACGGCGCCACCGGGGAGTGA
- the ung gene encoding uracil-DNA glycosylase, giving the protein MTDTAMLPESWRGVLGEELQKPYFSELTAFVEQERAKGPVFPPREEVFAALDATPFDDVKVLVLGQDPYHGEGQGHGLCFSVRPGVRVPPSLRNIYKEMHQELGHPVPDNGYLMPWAEQGVLLLNAVLTVRSGEANSHKGKGWETFTDAVIRAVAARPDPAVFVLWGNYAQKKLPLIDTERHTVVKGAHPSPLSAKKFFGSRPFTQIDAAVAAQGHKAIDWRIPDLAGR; this is encoded by the coding sequence GTGACCGACACCGCCATGCTGCCCGAGTCCTGGCGCGGCGTCCTCGGCGAGGAACTGCAGAAGCCGTACTTCAGTGAACTCACCGCCTTTGTCGAGCAGGAGCGGGCGAAGGGTCCCGTCTTCCCGCCGCGCGAGGAGGTGTTCGCCGCGCTCGACGCGACACCGTTCGACGACGTCAAGGTGCTCGTCCTCGGCCAGGATCCTTACCACGGTGAGGGCCAGGGGCACGGCCTCTGCTTCTCGGTGCGGCCCGGGGTCCGCGTGCCGCCGTCCCTGCGGAACATCTACAAGGAGATGCACCAGGAGCTGGGCCACCCGGTGCCCGACAACGGCTACCTCATGCCCTGGGCCGAACAGGGAGTGCTTCTGCTGAACGCCGTGCTGACCGTGCGCTCCGGCGAGGCCAACTCCCACAAGGGCAAGGGCTGGGAGACCTTCACCGACGCCGTGATCCGCGCGGTGGCCGCGCGCCCCGACCCCGCGGTCTTCGTGCTGTGGGGCAACTACGCGCAGAAGAAGCTGCCCCTCATCGACACGGAACGGCACACCGTGGTGAAGGGCGCCCACCCGTCGCCGCTCTCGGCGAAGAAGTTCTTCGGTTCCCGTCCCTTCACCCAGATCGACGCGGCGGTGGCCGCGCAGGGCCACAAGGCCATCGACTGGCGCATCCCCGACCTCGCGGGCCGGTAG
- a CDS encoding SDR family oxidoreductase, translating to MTERQVPESGKAALVTGASRGIGYGVAEALVARGDRVCITGRNEEALKEAVDRLGADRVIGVAGKAHDEAHQAVAVERTMEAFGRIDFLVNNAGTNPVFGPMADLDLNVARKVYDTNVLSALGFAQRTWKAWQSENGGAIVNIASVAGVSPSPFIGAYGMSKAAMINLSLQLAHEFAPVVRVNSIAPAVVKTKFAQALYEGREEEAAAAYPLGRLGVPQDIGGAAAFLTSAQADWITGQTLVIDGGIFLNAGVG from the coding sequence ATGACGGAACGACAGGTGCCGGAGAGCGGCAAGGCCGCCCTGGTCACGGGTGCCAGCAGGGGAATCGGTTACGGCGTGGCCGAGGCCCTGGTGGCGCGTGGTGACCGGGTGTGCATCACCGGGCGCAACGAGGAGGCGCTCAAGGAGGCCGTCGACCGGCTCGGCGCGGATCGGGTGATCGGCGTCGCGGGCAAGGCACACGACGAGGCGCACCAGGCCGTGGCGGTCGAGCGGACGATGGAGGCGTTCGGCCGGATCGACTTCCTGGTGAACAACGCCGGTACCAACCCGGTGTTCGGGCCGATGGCCGACCTGGACCTCAATGTGGCGCGCAAGGTCTACGACACCAACGTCCTCTCCGCCCTCGGCTTCGCCCAGCGGACCTGGAAGGCGTGGCAGTCGGAGAACGGCGGGGCGATCGTCAACATCGCCTCCGTCGCCGGTGTCTCCCCCTCGCCGTTCATCGGGGCGTACGGCATGAGCAAGGCGGCCATGATCAACCTGTCGCTCCAGCTCGCCCACGAGTTCGCGCCGGTCGTCCGCGTCAACTCGATCGCGCCCGCCGTGGTGAAGACGAAGTTCGCGCAGGCGCTGTACGAGGGGCGCGAGGAGGAGGCGGCGGCGGCCTACCCCCTCGGCAGGCTCGGCGTGCCCCAGGACATCGGTGGCGCGGCGGCGTTCCTCACCTCCGCGCAGGCCGACTGGATCACCGGGCAGACCCTTGTGATCGACGGTGGGATCTTCCTCAACGCGGGCGTCGGCTGA
- the fabG gene encoding 3-oxoacyl-ACP reductase FabG — translation MSTTEQRVAVVTGAARGIGAATAVRLAAEGRAVAVIDLDEAACKETVEKITAAGGRALAVGCDVSDEAQVEAAVARIATELGAPTILVNNAGVLRDNLLFKMSAGDWDTVIGVHLRGAFLMSRACQKHMVDAGFGRVVNLSSSSALGNRGQVNYAAAKAGLQGFTKTLAKELGKFGVTANAVAPGFIATDMTAATAERLGVSFEDLQTASASQIPVQRVGTPDDIANAIAFFSGDAAGFVSGQVLYVAGGPLN, via the coding sequence ATGTCCACCACCGAGCAGCGCGTAGCCGTCGTGACGGGAGCCGCGCGGGGCATCGGCGCGGCGACCGCCGTACGCCTGGCGGCGGAGGGTCGCGCCGTCGCCGTGATCGACCTGGACGAGGCGGCCTGCAAGGAGACCGTCGAGAAGATCACCGCGGCGGGTGGCAGGGCTCTCGCCGTGGGCTGTGACGTTTCCGACGAGGCCCAGGTCGAGGCCGCGGTCGCCAGGATCGCCACGGAGCTCGGCGCCCCGACGATCCTGGTCAACAACGCCGGTGTACTCCGTGACAACCTCCTGTTCAAGATGAGCGCGGGCGACTGGGACACGGTGATCGGCGTGCATCTGCGCGGTGCCTTCCTGATGTCCCGCGCCTGCCAGAAGCACATGGTGGACGCCGGTTTCGGCCGGGTCGTCAACCTGTCGAGCTCCTCCGCTCTCGGCAATCGTGGCCAGGTCAACTACGCCGCGGCAAAGGCGGGGCTCCAGGGCTTCACCAAGACCCTCGCGAAGGAGCTGGGCAAGTTCGGCGTCACCGCCAACGCCGTCGCGCCCGGCTTCATCGCCACCGACATGACGGCCGCGACCGCGGAGCGGCTCGGCGTCAGCTTCGAGGACCTTCAGACCGCCAGCGCGTCGCAGATCCCCGTTCAGCGCGTCGGCACCCCCGACGACATCGCCAACGCCATCGCGTTCTTCAGCGGTGACGCGGCCGGATTCGTCTCGGGACAGGTGCTGTACGTCGCCGGTGGCCCCCTCAACTGA
- a CDS encoding DUF3037 domain-containing protein produces MTGRNVFEYAVLRVVPRVERGELINAGVVVYCRATSSVTARTHLDETRLKALDPEADVTGIRAALLSVEDVCGGGASSGSAAGDDAGRRFRWLIAPRSTVVQPGPVHTGLTADPVAEADRLLDLLVR; encoded by the coding sequence ATGACCGGCAGGAACGTCTTCGAGTACGCGGTGCTGCGCGTCGTACCGCGCGTCGAACGAGGTGAGCTGATCAACGCCGGGGTGGTGGTGTACTGCCGCGCCACGTCCAGCGTCACCGCCCGCACCCACTTGGACGAGACCAGGCTCAAGGCGCTGGACCCCGAGGCGGATGTGACGGGGATCAGGGCGGCCCTCCTGTCCGTCGAGGACGTGTGCGGCGGGGGAGCGAGTTCGGGCTCCGCCGCGGGAGACGACGCGGGACGCCGCTTCCGCTGGCTGATCGCACCACGCAGCACCGTCGTGCAGCCCGGTCCCGTGCACACGGGACTCACCGCGGACCCGGTGGCCGAGGCCGACCGGCTGCTCGACCTCCTCGTGCGCTGA
- a CDS encoding HipA family kinase, translating to MLTEVTATRYVTPLREGGSLPGLVEADDLGLYVMKFAGAGQGRKTLVAEVVCGRLARRLGLRVPGLVSVALDPVIGLGEPDEEVQQLLKSSGGLNLGMEYLSGAIGYDPLAYTVTSEEAGRVVWFDALVNNVDRSWRNPNLLVWHGELWLIDHGASMIWHHNWPTAPTAAGRSYDAGDHVLAPFAPDIAAAAADLAPLVTEELLAEITADVPDVWLSGEPGFDSPDAVRRAYAGTLLPRAATIHEHIVQAPSAAPAPARRGPGWRTGDTTHQGATA from the coding sequence ATGCTCACCGAAGTCACCGCGACCCGCTACGTCACACCCCTGCGTGAGGGCGGATCACTTCCGGGACTCGTCGAAGCCGACGATCTCGGTCTGTACGTCATGAAGTTCGCCGGCGCGGGACAGGGCCGCAAGACACTCGTCGCCGAAGTGGTCTGCGGGCGCCTCGCGCGACGCCTTGGGCTGCGCGTGCCGGGGCTGGTGAGCGTCGCGCTCGACCCGGTCATCGGTCTCGGCGAACCGGACGAGGAGGTGCAGCAGCTCCTCAAATCGAGCGGCGGCCTCAACCTGGGTATGGAGTACCTCTCAGGAGCCATCGGCTACGACCCACTCGCGTACACCGTGACGTCGGAGGAGGCCGGACGGGTGGTGTGGTTCGACGCCCTCGTCAACAACGTCGACCGGTCCTGGCGCAACCCCAACCTGCTGGTCTGGCACGGCGAGCTCTGGCTCATCGACCACGGCGCGAGCATGATCTGGCACCACAACTGGCCCACGGCCCCCACCGCGGCCGGCCGGTCCTACGACGCTGGCGACCATGTCCTCGCCCCCTTCGCCCCGGACATCGCAGCGGCCGCCGCCGACCTCGCGCCGCTCGTCACCGAGGAACTGCTCGCCGAGATCACCGCGGACGTACCGGACGTGTGGCTCTCCGGCGAACCGGGTTTCGACAGCCCGGACGCGGTACGCCGTGCCTACGCCGGGACCCTGCTGCCGCGCGCCGCCACCATCCACGAACACATCGTCCAGGCCCCGTCCGCCGCCCCCGCACCGGCCCGCCGCGGGCCCGGCTGGCGTACCGGCGACACCACGCACCAGGGAGCCACCGCATGA
- a CDS encoding Rieske (2Fe-2S) protein: MTVFQGPSGNASRRTFVAAVGAAGLSAALAACGGSKDDSGGKKGDVLGATSDIPEGGGKIFADEKVVVTQPRKGEFKAFSNICTHQRCPVASVEGGTINCTCHGSKFDIADGSVRHEPATKPLPPKKITVSGGKIKLA, translated from the coding sequence ATGACCGTTTTTCAGGGACCCTCGGGGAACGCGTCCCGCCGGACGTTCGTCGCCGCGGTGGGCGCCGCGGGGCTGAGCGCGGCACTGGCCGCGTGCGGTGGCTCCAAGGACGACTCCGGCGGCAAGAAGGGGGATGTCCTCGGCGCCACGTCCGACATCCCCGAGGGGGGTGGCAAGATCTTCGCGGACGAGAAGGTAGTGGTCACGCAGCCGAGGAAAGGCGAGTTCAAGGCCTTCTCGAATATCTGCACCCACCAGCGTTGCCCTGTGGCGAGCGTCGAGGGCGGCACGATCAACTGCACCTGCCACGGCAGCAAGTTCGACATCGCGGACGGCAGTGTGCGCCACGAGCCGGCGACCAAGCCGCTGCCCCCGAAGAAGATCACCGTGTCGGGCGGCAAGATCAAGCTGGCCTGA
- a CDS encoding aminotransferase class I/II-fold pyridoxal phosphate-dependent enzyme yields MLGEYPIRGRRAAEIAASVEYAVGAGELDPGQLLPPMRELAQQLDVNPNTVASAYRTLRERGLIETAGRRGSRVRARPVTTARQSFGAEVPAGVRDVSAGNPDPALLPSLADAFAVAAARGDREQVLYGQDAVEPELARLARAAFDADGVAPGPVAVTSGSLDAIERVLAAHLKPQDSVAVEDPGWGSLLDLVPALGFRAVPVRVDGEGPVAHDVERALSQGARALIVTGRAQNPTGATVSGARSAELRAVLGRFPQTLLIEDDHGHGIVDVPLRSLAGATGHWVFVRSTAKAYGPDLRLAVMTGDPVTLDRVQGRQRLGPGWVSRLLQRAVVELWKSGAVNPAEVAGAYARRRDALVAALAERGFEAYGRTGMNVWVPVPDETAAVARLLHAGWAVAPGARFRMSAPPGVRITVSGLTEQDIVAVAEAVASACGTSAARRYG; encoded by the coding sequence GTGCTAGGAGAGTATCCGATCAGAGGGCGACGTGCGGCTGAAATCGCTGCCAGCGTCGAATACGCGGTGGGCGCGGGCGAGCTTGACCCAGGTCAACTCCTGCCTCCTATGCGGGAGTTGGCGCAGCAGCTGGATGTGAATCCCAATACTGTGGCGTCCGCCTACCGGACACTCAGGGAGCGCGGGCTGATCGAGACAGCCGGGCGCCGTGGCAGCCGGGTGCGGGCGCGGCCCGTGACCACCGCCCGTCAGAGTTTCGGCGCCGAGGTGCCCGCGGGGGTGCGGGACGTCTCCGCCGGCAACCCGGACCCGGCGCTCCTGCCGTCCCTCGCGGACGCCTTCGCCGTCGCCGCGGCGCGTGGCGACCGTGAGCAGGTGCTGTACGGGCAGGACGCGGTCGAGCCGGAACTGGCACGACTCGCGCGCGCCGCCTTCGACGCGGACGGTGTGGCGCCCGGCCCCGTGGCTGTCACCTCCGGCTCCCTCGACGCCATCGAACGGGTCCTCGCCGCACACCTCAAGCCCCAGGACAGCGTCGCCGTGGAGGATCCGGGGTGGGGCAGCCTCCTCGACCTCGTCCCCGCACTGGGGTTCCGCGCCGTGCCGGTACGGGTCGACGGCGAAGGGCCGGTCGCGCACGACGTCGAACGCGCGCTGAGCCAAGGGGCGCGCGCTCTCATCGTGACCGGCCGGGCCCAGAACCCGACAGGGGCGACAGTGAGCGGCGCCCGCTCCGCGGAACTCCGCGCGGTCCTCGGCCGCTTCCCGCAGACCCTGCTCATCGAGGACGATCACGGTCACGGCATCGTGGACGTGCCGCTGCGTTCGCTCGCGGGAGCCACGGGGCACTGGGTGTTCGTACGGTCGACGGCCAAGGCCTACGGCCCCGACCTGCGGCTGGCCGTCATGACCGGTGATCCGGTCACCCTCGATCGGGTCCAGGGCCGGCAGCGGCTGGGCCCCGGCTGGGTGAGCAGGCTGCTCCAGCGGGCGGTGGTCGAGCTGTGGAAGAGCGGAGCGGTGAATCCGGCCGAGGTGGCGGGTGCCTACGCGCGGCGCAGGGACGCCCTGGTGGCCGCATTGGCCGAGCGTGGCTTCGAGGCGTACGGCCGTACGGGCATGAACGTCTGGGTGCCGGTCCCTGACGAGACCGCCGCCGTCGCCCGGCTCCTGCACGCCGGATGGGCCGTCGCCCCCGGCGCCCGCTTCCGGATGAGCGCGCCTCCCGGCGTGCGGATCACCGTCTCCGGCTTGACGGAGCAGGACATCGTCGCGGTGGCGGAGGCGGTCGCCTCGGCGTGCGGCACTTCGGCGGCGAGACGGTACGGGTGA
- a CDS encoding pyridoxamine 5'-phosphate oxidase family protein, translating into MTEAAMQEAAMQAPQDSTTYERTDRNVPTRSAERASYDRDLVHSILDEAYLCHLGFVRDGAPVVLPTLFARQGEHLYVHGSTGSRPLRGATRQDPGLPVCLTVTHVDGLVLARSAFHHSMNYRSVVVHGVARPVTGTEEKRAALDAIVDHVVAGRAADSRPANTKELAATAVLRLDLTEVSAKIRTGGPSDDDEDMGLPFWSGVVPVSRHYGTPIPADDLTDGIAPPSYLPGS; encoded by the coding sequence ATGACCGAGGCCGCGATGCAGGAGGCAGCGATGCAGGCGCCGCAGGACAGCACCACGTACGAGAGGACGGACCGCAATGTCCCCACACGCTCGGCCGAGCGCGCGTCCTACGACCGCGACCTCGTGCACTCGATCCTCGACGAGGCGTACCTCTGCCATCTCGGTTTCGTACGGGACGGCGCCCCGGTCGTGCTGCCGACCCTCTTCGCGCGGCAGGGCGAGCACCTGTACGTGCACGGCTCGACCGGATCACGTCCGCTGCGGGGCGCCACGCGCCAGGATCCCGGGCTCCCGGTATGTCTGACGGTGACCCATGTCGACGGGCTCGTGCTCGCCCGCTCCGCCTTCCACCACTCCATGAACTACCGCTCGGTGGTCGTGCACGGCGTGGCGCGCCCGGTGACCGGGACGGAGGAGAAGCGGGCCGCTCTCGACGCCATCGTCGACCACGTGGTCGCGGGCAGGGCCGCCGATTCACGGCCGGCCAACACGAAGGAACTCGCCGCCACGGCCGTCCTACGGCTCGACCTCACCGAGGTCTCGGCGAAGATAAGGACGGGTGGCCCGAGCGACGACGACGAGGACATGGGCCTGCCGTTCTGGTCGGGCGTCGTCCCCGTGAGCCGTCACTACGGCACCCCCATTCCCGCGGACGACCTCACCGACGGCATCGCGCCGCCGTCGTACCTGCCGGGGAGCTGA